In one window of Escherichia coli DSM 30083 = JCM 1649 = ATCC 11775 DNA:
- the otsB gene encoding trehalose-phosphatase, which produces MTEPLTETPELSAKYAWFFDLDGTLAEIKPHPDQVVVPDTILQGLQLLATASDGALALISGRSMVELDALAKPYRFPLAGVHGAERRDINGKTHIVHLPDAIARDISVQLHTVIAQYPGAELEAKGMAFALHYRQAPQHEDALMTLAQRITQIWPQMALQQGKCVVEIKPKGTSKGEAIAAFMQEAPFIGRTPVFLGDDLTDESGFAVVNRLGGMSVKIGTGATQASWRLAGVPDVWSWLEMITTALQQKRENNRSDDYESFSRSI; this is translated from the coding sequence GTGACAGAACCGTTAACCGAAACCCCTGAACTATCCGCGAAATATGCCTGGTTTTTTGATCTCGATGGAACGCTGGCGGAAATCAAACCGCATCCCGATCAGGTCGTCGTGCCTGACACTATTCTGCAAGGACTTCAGCTACTGGCAACCGCAAGTGATGGTGCATTGGCATTGATTTCAGGGCGCTCAATGGTGGAGCTTGACGCACTGGCAAAACCTTATCGCTTCCCGTTAGCGGGCGTGCATGGGGCGGAGCGCCGTGACATCAATGGTAAAACGCATATCGTTCATCTGCCGGATGCGATTGCGCGTGATATTAGCGTGCAACTGCATACGGTCATCGCCCAGTATCCCGGCGCGGAGCTGGAGGCGAAAGGGATGGCTTTTGCGCTGCATTATCGCCAGGCTCCGCAGCATGAAGACGCATTAATGACATTAGCGCAACGTATTACTCAGATCTGGCCACAAATGGCGTTACAGCAGGGAAAGTGTGTTGTCGAGATCAAACCGAAAGGTACCAGTAAAGGTGAGGCGATTGCTGCCTTTATGCAGGAAGCTCCCTTTATCGGGCGAACGCCCGTATTTCTGGGCGATGATCTGACCGATGAATCTGGCTTCGCAGTCGTTAACCGGCTGGGCGGAATGTCAGTAAAAATTGGCACAGGTGCAACTCAGGCATCATGGCGACTGGCGGGCGTGCCGGATGTCTGGAGCTGGCTTGAAATGATAACCACCGCATTACAACAAAAAAGAGAAAATAACAGGAGTGATGACTATGAGTCGTTTAGTCGTAGTATCTAA
- the otsA gene encoding alpha,alpha-trehalose-phosphate synthase, with product MSRLVVVSNRIAPPDEHAASAGGLAVGILGALKAAGGLWFGWSGETGNEDQPLKKVKKGNITWASFNLSEQDLDEYYNKFSNAVLWPAFHYRLDLVQFQRPAWDGYLRVNALLADKLLPLLQDDDIIWIHDYHLLPFAHELRKRGVNNRIGFFLHIPFPTPEIFNALPTYDTLLEQLCEYDLLGFQTENDRLAFLDCLSNLTRVTTRSAKSHTACGKAFRTEVYPIGIEPKEIAKQAAGPLPPKLAQLKAELKNVQNIFSVERLDYSKGLPERFLAYEALLEKYPQHHGKIRYTQIAPTSRGDVQAYQDIRHQLENEAGRINGKYGQLGWTPLYYLNQHFDRKLLMKIFRYSDVGLVTPLRDGMNLVAKEYVAAQDPANPGVLVLSQFAGAANELTSALIVNPYDRDEVAAALDRALTMSLAERISRHAEMLDVIVKNDINHWQECFISDLKQIVPRSAESQQRDKVATFPKLA from the coding sequence ATGAGTCGTTTAGTCGTAGTATCTAACCGGATTGCACCACCAGACGAGCACGCCGCCAGTGCCGGTGGCCTTGCCGTTGGCATACTGGGGGCACTGAAAGCCGCAGGTGGACTGTGGTTTGGCTGGAGCGGTGAAACAGGGAATGAGGATCAGCCGCTAAAAAAGGTGAAAAAGGGTAACATTACGTGGGCCTCTTTTAACCTCAGCGAACAGGACCTTGACGAATACTACAACAAATTCTCCAATGCCGTTCTCTGGCCCGCTTTTCATTATCGGCTCGATCTGGTGCAATTTCAGCGTCCTGCCTGGGATGGCTATCTACGCGTAAATGCGTTGCTGGCAGATAAATTACTGCCGCTGTTGCAAGACGATGACATTATCTGGATCCACGATTATCACCTGTTGCCCTTTGCGCATGAATTACGCAAACGGGGCGTGAATAATCGCATTGGTTTCTTTCTGCATATTCCTTTCCCGACACCAGAAATCTTCAACGCGCTGCCGACATATGACACCTTGCTTGAACAGCTTTGTGAATATGATTTGCTGGGTTTCCAGACGGAGAACGATCGTCTGGCGTTCCTGGATTGCCTTTCTAACCTGACCCGCGTCACGACACGTAGCGCAAAAAGCCATACGGCCTGCGGCAAAGCGTTTCGAACGGAAGTTTACCCGATCGGCATTGAGCCGAAAGAAATAGCGAAACAGGCTGCCGGTCCACTGCCGCCAAAACTGGCGCAACTCAAAGCAGAACTGAAAAACGTACAAAATATCTTTTCTGTCGAACGACTGGATTATTCCAAAGGTTTGCCGGAGCGTTTTCTCGCCTATGAAGCGTTACTGGAAAAATATCCGCAACATCACGGTAAAATTCGTTATACCCAGATCGCGCCAACGTCTCGTGGTGATGTGCAAGCCTATCAGGATATTCGTCATCAGCTCGAAAATGAAGCCGGACGAATTAATGGTAAATATGGGCAATTAGGCTGGACGCCGCTTTATTATTTGAATCAGCATTTTGACCGTAAATTACTGATGAAAATATTCCGCTACTCTGACGTGGGCTTAGTGACGCCACTGCGTGACGGGATGAACCTGGTGGCAAAAGAGTATGTTGCCGCTCAGGACCCAGCCAACCCGGGCGTTCTTGTTCTTTCGCAATTTGCGGGAGCGGCAAACGAGTTAACGTCGGCGTTAATTGTTAATCCCTACGATCGTGACGAAGTTGCAGCTGCGCTGGATCGTGCATTGACTATGTCGCTGGCGGAACGTATTTCCCGTCATGCAGAAATGCTGGACGTTATCGTGAAAAACGATATTAACCACTGGCAGGAGTGCTTCATTAGCGACCTAAAGCAGATAGTTCCGCGAAGCGCGGAAAGCCAGCAGCGCGATAAAGTTGCTACCTTTCCTAAGCTTGCGTAG
- the araG gene encoding arabinose ABC transporter ATP-binding protein AraG — protein MQQSTPYLSFRGIGKTFPGVKALTDISFDCYAGQVHALMGENGAGKSTLLKILSGNYAPTTGSVVINGQEMSFSDTTAALNAGVAIIYQELHLVPEMTVAENIYLGQLPHKGGIVNRSLLNYEAGLQIKHLGMDIDPDTPLKYLSIGQWQMVEIAKALARNAKIIAFDEPTSSLSAREIDNLFRVIRELRKEGRVILYVSHRMEEIFALSDAITVFKDGRYVKTFTDMQQVDHDALVQAMVGRDIGDIYGWQPRSYGEERLRLDAVKAPGVRTPISLAVRSGEIVGLFGLVGAGRSELMKGMFGGTQITAGQVYIDQQPIDIRKPSHAIAAGMMLCPEDRKAEGIIPVHSVRDNINISARRKHVLGGCVINNGWEENNADHHIRSLNIKTPGAEQLIMNLSGGNQQKAILGRWLSEEMKVILLDEPTRGIDVGAKHEIYNVIYALAAQGVAVLFASSDLPEVLGVADRIVVMREGEIAGELLHEQADERQALSLAMPKVSQAVA, from the coding sequence ATGCAACAGTCTACCCCGTATCTCTCATTTCGCGGCATCGGTAAAACGTTTCCCGGCGTTAAGGCGCTGACGGATATTAGTTTTGACTGCTATGCCGGTCAGGTTCATGCGTTGATGGGTGAAAATGGCGCAGGAAAATCAACTCTCTTAAAAATCCTCAGCGGAAACTATGCGCCAACCACGGGTTCTGTAGTGATTAATGGGCAGGAAATGTCCTTTTCCGACACGACCGCAGCACTTAACGCGGGTGTGGCGATTATTTATCAGGAACTGCATCTCGTGCCGGAAATGACCGTCGCGGAAAACATCTATCTCGGCCAGCTGCCGCATAAAGGCGGCATTGTGAATCGTTCATTGCTGAATTATGAGGCAGGTTTACAAATTAAACATCTTGGTATGGATATTGACCCGGACACGCCGCTGAAATATCTCTCCATTGGTCAGTGGCAGATGGTTGAAATCGCCAAAGCGCTGGCGCGTAACGCCAAAATTATCGCCTTTGATGAGCCAACCAGCTCCCTCTCTGCCCGCGAAATCGACAATCTTTTCCGCGTTATTCGTGAACTGCGAAAAGAGGGGCGGGTGATCTTATACGTTTCTCACCGTATGGAAGAAATATTTGCCCTCAGCGATGCCATCACCGTCTTTAAAGATGGGCGTTATGTCAAAACCTTTACCGATATGCAGCAGGTTGACCACGACGCACTGGTGCAGGCGATGGTCGGGCGCGACATTGGCGATATCTACGGCTGGCAACCGCGTAGTTATGGCGAGGAGCGGCTGCGTCTTGATGCTGTGAAAGCACCAGGCGTGCGTACGCCAATAAGTCTGGCGGTTCGCAGTGGAGAAATTGTCGGTCTGTTTGGTCTGGTCGGGGCAGGGCGTAGCGAATTAATGAAAGGCATGTTTGGCGGGACGCAAATCACCGCCGGTCAGGTTTATATCGACCAACAGCCGATCGATATTCGTAAACCGAGCCACGCCATTGCCGCAGGCATGATGCTCTGCCCGGAAGATCGCAAAGCGGAAGGCATTATTCCCGTGCACTCCGTTCGCGACAATATCAACATCAGTGCCAGACGTAAACATGTGCTTGGCGGTTGTGTAATCAACAACGGTTGGGAAGAAAACAATGCCGATCACCACATTCGTTCGCTCAACATCAAAACGCCGGGCGCTGAGCAACTGATCATGAATCTCTCAGGCGGAAATCAGCAAAAAGCCATTCTGGGCCGCTGGTTATCGGAAGAGATGAAGGTCATTTTGCTGGATGAACCTACGCGTGGCATTGATGTTGGTGCTAAGCATGAAATTTACAACGTGATTTATGCGCTGGCGGCGCAGGGTGTGGCGGTGCTGTTTGCCTCCAGCGACTTACCTGAAGTCCTCGGCGTTGCCGACCGGATTGTGGTGATGCGGGAAGGCGAAATCGCCGGTGAATTGTTACACGAGCAGGCAGATGAGCGTCAGGCACTGAGCCTTGCGATGCCTAAAGTCAGCCAGGCAGTTGCCTGA
- the araF gene encoding arabinose ABC transporter substrate-binding protein AraF, whose protein sequence is MHKFTKALAAIGLAAVMSQSAMAENLKLGFLVKQPEEPWFQTEWKFADKAGKDLGFEVIKIAVPDGEKTLNAIDSLAASGAKGFVICTPDPKLGSAIVAKARGYDMKVIAVDDQFVNAKGKPMDTVPLVMMAATKIGERQGQELYKEMQKRGWDVKESAVMAITSNELDTARRRTTGSMDALKAAGFPEKQIYQVPTKSNDIPGAFDAANSMLVQHPEVKHWLIVGMNDSTVLGGVRATEGQGFKASDIIGIGINGVDAVSELSKAQATGFYGSLLPSPDVHGYKSSEMLYNWVAKGVEPTKFTEVTDVVLITRDNFKEELEKKGLGGK, encoded by the coding sequence ATGCACAAATTTACTAAAGCCCTGGCAGCCATTGGTCTGGCAGCCGTTATGTCACAATCCGCTATGGCGGAGAACCTGAAGCTCGGTTTCCTGGTGAAGCAACCGGAAGAGCCGTGGTTCCAGACCGAATGGAAGTTTGCCGATAAAGCCGGGAAGGATTTAGGGTTTGAAGTTATTAAGATTGCCGTGCCGGATGGCGAAAAAACATTGAACGCTATCGACAGCCTGGCTGCCAGTGGCGCGAAAGGTTTCGTTATTTGTACTCCGGACCCGAAACTCGGCTCTGCCATCGTGGCGAAAGCGCGTGGCTACGATATGAAAGTCATTGCCGTGGATGACCAGTTTGTTAACGCCAAAGGTAAGCCAATGGATACCGTTCCGCTGGTGATGATGGCTGCGACCAAAATTGGCGAACGTCAGGGCCAGGAACTGTATAAAGAGATGCAGAAACGTGGCTGGGATGTCAAAGAAAGCGCGGTGATGGCGATTACCTCCAACGAACTGGATACGGCTCGTCGCCGTACTACGGGGTCTATGGATGCGCTGAAAGCTGCAGGATTCCCGGAAAAACAAATTTATCAGGTACCTACCAAATCTAACGACATCCCGGGGGCATTTGACGCTGCCAACTCAATGCTGGTTCAACATCCGGAAGTTAAACATTGGCTGATTGTCGGTATGAACGACAGCACCGTGCTGGGCGGCGTACGCGCGACGGAAGGTCAGGGCTTTAAAGCGAGCGATATCATCGGTATCGGTATTAACGGTGTGGATGCGGTGAGTGAACTGTCTAAGGCACAGGCAACCGGCTTCTACGGTTCCCTGCTGCCAAGCCCGGACGTACATGGTTATAAGTCCAGCGAAATGCTTTACAACTGGGTTGCAAAAGGTGTTGAACCGACCAAATTCACCGAAGTTACCGACGTGGTGCTGATCACGCGTGACAACTTTAAAGAAGAACTGGAGAAAAAAGGTTTAGGCGGTAAGTAA
- the flhD gene encoding flagellar transcriptional regulator FlhD, producing the protein MHTSELLKHIYDINLSYLLLAQRLIVQDKASAMFRLGINEEMATTLAALTLPQMVKLAETNQLVCHFRFDSHQTITQLTQDSRVDDLQQIHTGIMLSTRLLNDVNQPEEALRKKRA; encoded by the coding sequence ATGCATACCTCCGAGTTGCTGAAACACATTTATGACATCAACTTGTCATATTTACTACTTGCACAGCGTCTGATTGTTCAGGACAAAGCGTCCGCTATGTTTCGTCTCGGCATAAATGAAGAAATGGCGACAACGTTAGCGGCACTGACTCTTCCGCAAATGGTTAAGCTGGCAGAAACCAATCAACTGGTTTGTCACTTCCGTTTTGACAGCCACCAGACGATTACTCAGTTGACGCAAGATTCCCGCGTTGACGATCTCCAGCAAATTCATACCGGCATCATGCTCTCAACACGCTTGCTGAATGATGTTAATCAGCCTGAAGAAGCGCTGCGCAAGAAAAGGGCCTGA
- the motB gene encoding flagellar motor protein MotB produces MKNQAHPIIVVKRRKAKSHGAAHGSWKIAYADFMTAMMAFFLVMWLISISSPKELIQIAEYFRTPLATAVTGGDRISNSESPIPGGGDDYTQSQGEVNKQPNIEELKKRMEQSRLRKLRGDLDQLIESDPKLRALRPHLKIDLVQEGLRIQIIDSQNRPMFRTGSADVEPYMRDILRAIAPVLNGIPNRISLSGHTDDFPYASGEKGYSNWELSADRANASRRELMVGGLNGGKVLRVVGMAATMRLSDRGPDDAVNRRISLLVLNKHAEQAILHENAESQNEPVSALEKPEVAPQVSVPTMPSAEPR; encoded by the coding sequence ATGAAGAATCAAGCGCATCCGATTATTGTCGTCAAACGACGCAAAGCCAAAAGCCACGGAGCAGCACATGGATCGTGGAAGATTGCTTATGCCGACTTTATGACCGCAATGATGGCCTTTTTTCTGGTGATGTGGCTGATCTCTATCTCCAGTCCAAAAGAGCTGATTCAGATTGCGGAGTACTTCCGGACTCCGCTGGCGACAGCGGTTACGGGTGGCGATCGCATTTCTAATAGTGAAAGCCCAATTCCCGGCGGTGGTGATGATTACACCCAAAGCCAGGGGGAAGTGAATAAGCAGCCGAACATCGAAGAGCTGAAAAAACGCATGGAGCAAAGTCGATTGCGGAAATTGCGTGGCGATCTCGACCAGTTGATTGAGTCCGATCCGAAACTGCGGGCGTTACGTCCACATCTCAAAATCGATCTGGTCCAGGAAGGTCTACGTATTCAGATCATCGATAGCCAGAATCGCCCGATGTTTAGAACTGGCAGTGCCGACGTCGAACCCTATATGCGCGACATTCTGCGCGCCATCGCGCCCGTACTGAACGGTATTCCCAACCGAATTAGCCTCTCGGGTCATACCGATGATTTTCCCTACGCCAGCGGTGAGAAAGGTTACAGCAACTGGGAGCTTTCTGCCGATCGTGCCAATGCATCCCGCCGCGAACTGATGGTTGGTGGGTTGAATGGCGGCAAAGTGTTACGTGTCGTCGGCATGGCGGCAACGATGCGCTTAAGCGATCGCGGACCTGATGATGCCGTCAACCGTCGCATCAGCCTGCTGGTACTGAACAAACACGCCGAACAGGCCATTTTGCATGAAAACGCCGAAAGCCAGAATGAGCCAGTAAGCGCCCTGGAAAAACCTGAGGTTGCACCACAGGTCAGTGTTCCCACAATGCCATCAGCCGAACCGAGGTGA
- the azuC gene encoding stress response protein AzuC — translation MKLRKILKSMFNNYCKTFKDVPPGNMFR, via the coding sequence ATGAAACTGCGCAAGATCCTGAAAAGTATGTTCAATAACTATTGCAAGACGTTCAAAGACGTACCGCCAGGCAATATGTTCCGATAA
- the ftnB gene encoding non-heme ferritin-like protein, with amino-acid sequence MATAGMLLKLNSQMNREFYASNLYLHLSNWCSEQSLNGTATFLRAQAQSNVTQMMRMFNFMKSVGATPIVKAIDVPGEKLNSLEELFQKTMEEYEQRSSTLAQLADEAKELNDDSTVNFLRDLEKEQQHDGLLLQTILDEVRSAKLAGMCPVQTDQHVLNVVSHQLH; translated from the coding sequence ATGGCAACCGCTGGAATGCTTCTCAAACTCAACTCTCAAATGAACCGCGAGTTTTACGCATCCAATCTCTACCTTCACCTGAGTAACTGGTGTTCTGAACAGAGTCTGAACGGCACCGCCACTTTCCTTCGCGCCCAGGCACAGAGTAATGTGACCCAAATGATGCGCATGTTTAACTTTATGAAGAGTGTCGGCGCTACCCCCATCGTTAAAGCCATTGATGTTCCCGGTGAAAAACTGAACTCTCTGGAAGAACTGTTCCAAAAAACGATGGAAGAATACGAGCAACGTTCAAGCACGCTGGCGCAGTTAGCCGATGAAGCGAAAGAACTGAATGATGATTCAACCGTCAATTTCCTGCGCGATCTGGAAAAAGAACAGCAGCATGATGGCCTGTTACTGCAAACCATTCTTGATGAAGTGCGCAGTGCGAAACTTGCTGGTATGTGTCCTGTGCAGACCGACCAACATGTTCTGAATGTCGTGTCGCATCAGCTACATTGA
- the araH gene encoding arabinose ABC transporter permease AraH, giving the protein MSSVSTSGSGAPKSSFSFGRIWDQYGMLVVFAVLFIACAIFVPNFATFINMKGLGLAISMSGMVACGMLFCLASGDFDLSVASVIACAGVTTAVVINLTESLWIGVAAGLLLGVLCGLVNGFVIAKLKINALITTLATMQIVRGLAYIISDGKAVGIEDESFFALGYANWFGLPAPIWLTVACLIIFGLLLNKTTFGRNTLAIGGNEEAARLAGVPVVRTKIIIFVLSGLVSAIAGIILASRMTSGQPMTSIGYELIVISACVLGGVSLKGGIGKISYVVAGILILGTVENAMNLLNISPFAQYVVRGLILLAAVIFDRYKQKAKRTV; this is encoded by the coding sequence ATGTCTTCTGTTTCTACATCGGGTTCTGGAGCACCTAAGTCGTCATTCAGCTTTGGGCGTATCTGGGATCAGTACGGCATGCTGGTGGTGTTTGCGGTGCTTTTTATCGCCTGTGCCATTTTTGTCCCAAATTTTGCCACCTTCATTAATATGAAAGGGTTGGGCCTGGCAATTTCTATGTCGGGGATGGTGGCGTGTGGCATGTTGTTCTGCCTTGCTTCCGGTGACTTTGACCTTTCTGTCGCCTCCGTAATTGCCTGTGCGGGTGTCACCACTGCGGTGGTTATCAACCTGACTGAAAGCCTGTGGATTGGCGTGGCAGCGGGTTTGTTGCTGGGCGTTCTCTGTGGCCTGGTCAATGGCTTTGTTATCGCCAAACTGAAAATAAATGCCCTCATCACGACTCTGGCAACGATGCAGATTGTTCGAGGTCTGGCGTACATCATTTCAGACGGTAAAGCGGTCGGTATCGAAGATGAAAGCTTCTTTGCCCTTGGTTACGCCAACTGGTTCGGTCTGCCTGCGCCAATCTGGCTCACCGTCGCGTGTCTGATCATCTTTGGCTTGCTGCTGAATAAAACCACCTTTGGTCGTAATACCCTGGCGATTGGCGGGAACGAAGAGGCTGCGCGTCTGGCGGGTGTACCGGTTGTTCGCACCAAAATTATTATTTTTGTTCTCTCTGGCCTGGTATCAGCGATAGCCGGAATTATTCTGGCTTCACGTATGACCAGTGGGCAGCCAATGACGTCGATTGGTTATGAGCTGATTGTGATCTCCGCCTGCGTTTTAGGTGGCGTTTCTCTGAAAGGCGGCATCGGAAAAATCTCATATGTGGTGGCGGGTATCTTAATTTTAGGCACCGTGGAAAACGCCATGAACCTGCTTAATATCTCTCCTTTCGCACAGTACGTAGTTCGCGGCTTAATCCTGCTGGCAGCGGTGATTTTCGACCGTTACAAGCAAAAAGCGAAACGCACTGTCTGA
- the motA gene encoding flagellar motor stator protein MotA, whose translation MLILLGYLVVLGTVFGGYLMTGGSLGALYQPAELVIIAGAGIGSFIVGNNGKAIKGTLKALPLLFRRSKYTKAMYMDLLALLYRLMAKSRQMGMFSLERDIENPRESEIFASYPRILADSVMLEFIVDYLRLIISGHMNTFEIEALMDEEIETHESEAEVPANSLALVGDSLPAFGIVAAVMGVVHALGSADRPAAELGALIAHAMVGTFLGILLAYGFISPLASVLRQKSAETSKMMQCVKVTLLSNLNGYAPPIAVEFGRKTLYSSERPSFIELEEHVRAVKNPQQQTTTEEA comes from the coding sequence GTGCTTATCTTATTAGGTTACCTGGTTGTTCTCGGTACAGTTTTCGGCGGTTATTTGATGACCGGTGGAAGCCTTGGAGCACTCTATCAACCCGCTGAACTGGTGATTATTGCCGGTGCAGGGATTGGGTCGTTTATCGTCGGCAATAATGGCAAAGCGATTAAAGGCACGCTGAAGGCGCTGCCGTTGCTGTTTCGTCGCTCCAAATACACCAAAGCAATGTATATGGATCTGCTGGCTCTGCTTTATCGGTTGATGGCGAAATCGCGGCAGATGGGGATGTTTTCGCTGGAACGCGATATTGAAAATCCCCGTGAGAGCGAGATCTTCGCCAGCTACCCACGCATCCTTGCGGATAGCGTCATGCTTGAATTTATCGTCGATTATCTGCGCCTGATTATCAGCGGTCACATGAACACCTTCGAAATCGAAGCTCTGATGGATGAAGAGATTGAGACGCACGAAAGCGAGGCAGAAGTCCCGGCGAACAGTCTGGCGCTGGTCGGGGACTCACTTCCGGCGTTTGGTATTGTTGCGGCTGTAATGGGGGTCGTTCACGCGTTAGGTTCAGCCGATCGTCCTGCCGCCGAGCTGGGGGCGCTTATCGCTCATGCGATGGTGGGGACTTTCCTCGGTATTTTATTGGCTTACGGATTTATTTCCCCATTAGCGAGTGTTTTACGTCAGAAAAGCGCCGAAACCAGCAAAATGATGCAGTGCGTCAAAGTCACTCTGCTTTCTAATCTGAACGGTTACGCACCGCCTATCGCCGTTGAGTTTGGTCGCAAAACGCTCTATTCCAGCGAACGTCCGTCGTTTATTGAGCTGGAAGAGCATGTGCGTGCGGTGAAAAATCCGCAACAACAGACGACAACCGAGGAAGCATGA
- the yecJ gene encoding DUF2766 family protein YecJ, which translates to MSQPLNADQELVSDVVACQLVIKQILDVLDVIAPVEVREKMSSQLKNIDFTNHPAAADPVTMRAIQKAIALIELKFTPQGESH; encoded by the coding sequence ATGTCCCAGCCGCTGAATGCCGATCAGGAACTGGTTTCTGATGTGGTTGCTTGCCAGTTGGTTATCAAACAAATTCTGGATGTTCTCGATGTGATCGCGCCCGTTGAAGTTCGCGAAAAAATGTCCAGCCAGCTGAAGAATATCGACTTTACTAACCATCCCGCCGCCGCAGACCCGGTCACCATGCGGGCAATCCAAAAAGCCATCGCGTTGATTGAACTCAAGTTTACCCCACAGGGCGAATCCCATTAA
- the uspC gene encoding universal stress protein UspC: protein MSYSNILVAVAVTPESQQLLAKAVSIARPVKGHISLITLASDPEMYNQLAAPMLEDLRNVMQEETQSFLDKLIQDAGYPVDKTFIAYGELSEHILEVCRKHHFDLVICGNHNHSFFSRASCSAKRVITSSEVDVLLVPLTGD, encoded by the coding sequence ATGAGCTATAGCAATATTCTTGTCGCCGTTGCGGTTACACCGGAAAGTCAGCAACTGCTGGCAAAAGCGGTATCTATCGCCAGGCCAGTAAAGGGACACATCAGTTTAATTACTCTCGCTTCCGACCCGGAAATGTACAATCAATTAGCTGCGCCGATGCTTGAAGATTTACGCAATGTGATGCAGGAAGAAACGCAAAGCTTTCTTGATAAGTTAATTCAGGATGCGGGGTATCCCGTTGACAAGACGTTTATTGCCTACGGTGAGTTAAGCGAACATATTCTGGAAGTTTGTCGCAAACATCATTTCGATTTGGTGATTTGCGGTAATCACAATCACAGTTTCTTTTCGCGAGCATCCTGCTCGGCGAAAAGAGTGATTACCTCAAGTGAGGTCGATGTGCTGTTAGTTCCACTTACGGGAGATTAA
- the flhC gene encoding flagellar transcriptional regulator FlhC: MSEKSIVQEARDIQLAMELITLGARLQMLESETQLSRGRLIKLYKELRGSPPPKGMLPFSTDWFMTWEQNVHASMFCNAWQFLLKTGLCNGVDAVIKAYRLYLEQCPQAEEGPLLALTRAWTLVRFVESGLLQLSSCNCCGGNFITHAHQPVGSFACSLCQPPSRAVKRRKLSQNPADIIPQLLDEQRVQAV, encoded by the coding sequence ATGAGTGAAAAAAGCATTGTTCAGGAAGCGCGGGATATTCAGCTGGCAATGGAATTGATCACCCTGGGCGCTCGTTTGCAGATGCTGGAAAGCGAAACACAGTTAAGTCGCGGACGTCTGATAAAACTCTATAAAGAACTGCGCGGAAGCCCACCGCCGAAAGGCATGCTGCCATTTTCAACCGACTGGTTTATGACCTGGGAACAAAACGTTCATGCTTCGATGTTCTGTAATGCATGGCAGTTTTTACTGAAAACTGGCTTGTGTAATGGCGTCGATGCGGTGATCAAAGCCTACCGTTTATACCTTGAACAGTGCCCGCAAGCAGAAGAAGGACCGCTGCTGGCATTAACCCGTGCCTGGACATTGGTGCGGTTTGTTGAAAGTGGATTACTGCAACTTTCCAGCTGCAACTGCTGCGGCGGCAATTTTATTACCCATGCTCACCAGCCTGTTGGCAGCTTTGCCTGCAGCTTATGTCAGCCGCCATCCCGGGCAGTAAAAAGACGTAAACTTTCCCAGAATCCTGCCGATATTATCCCACAACTGCTGGATGAACAGAGAGTACAGGCTGTTTAA